The Halalkalicoccus subterraneus genome contains the following window.
ACCAGCACGCGCCCGACGGCGTGACGCCGATGGTCGCGGCGCTCGTCTCGACGGTGTCGGCGTACGCGCTGTTCCGGCTCGTCTACTCGGTCTTTACCGTGGAGTTCCTCGTCGCGAACCCCTACACCACCGAGGTCGTCGTGACGTTCGGGTCGATCAGCGTCCTCGCCGGCAGCGCGCTCGCCGCCATGCAGACGGAGGTGAAACGGATACTCGCCTACTCGTCGGTCTCGCAGTTCGGTCTGGTCGTACTCGCCTACGGTCTGGTCAACGACACCGCGCTGGTCGGTGCACAGATCCACCTGCTCGGGCACGCGATCATGAAGGGCGGGCTGTTCCTCGCGGCCGGGACGATCGCCGCGGGCGTCGGCGCGCGCACCGTCGACGAGTACGCCGGCCTCGCAAAGCGGATGCCGTTCGCGGCGGGCTCGCTTGCGGTGCTCGGAATCGCGCTCGTGGGCGTACCCCCCTCGATCGGCTTCGTCGGCAAGTGGTACATCGCGGTCGGCGCGGTCGAGGCGGGCGCGTGGCCCGTCGCAGTCGTGGTGTTCCTGAGTACGATGTTCACGCTCGCGTACGTCGCGCGGCTGCTCGAGAAGATGTACTTCACTCCCGTTGCGGACCGACCGACGTCGGATGCGGTCGCGGCGGACGGGGGCGAGTCGGGGGACTCCGACGGCACACGGGAGCGAGATTCGGTGACCGATGGTCCTGCCCGCGTCCCCGGCAGGGTCGCTCCGGGCACAGTTTCGAAGGGGATGCTCGGGGTGACGATCCTCGCCGCGTTGCTCGCGGTCGGGCTCGGGTTCGCGGGTGGGGTCTTTGATGCCCTGCTCTCGCCGTTCGTCGAGGTGATTCTCAATGGTTGAGGTAGCTAGTATCAGACCGCTGTTGGCCGTCCTCGTCTCGTTTCTCGCGGCGGGGATGATCGTCGCGTCGTATCGCTACCCGAACGTCCGAGACAGCTGGTCGGTGATCGCCGCACTCACGAAGTTCGGGATCGTCGCCAGCATGCTGCCGGGCGTCCTCGACGGAACCATCTACGTCTGGAGTTTCGGCACGTTCGTCCCCGGCGTCGAGTTCGCCCTACGGGCCGATCCGTTGGGGATGGTGTTTGCCCTGCTCGCGTCGTTCTTGTGGG
Protein-coding sequences here:
- a CDS encoding monovalent cation/H+ antiporter subunit D family protein; amino-acid sequence: MIENVPVLLVVVPILAATLPHFLGLRYDRAGWTIAALVTTASFGLAIWLAATVFTTGEAVVHQLGGFPRPIGIELVADRLSTPFAVLVTGVSAGVLAYTRTGGPRGNSFYSAYLLLVGGLSGLTLTGDVFNMFVFLEIVGLTTYALISKGRSGESAVAALKYLIIGTVGASLYLIGVGLLFVATGTLNMTDLATAIPEQAGYTDPLVLSSFAFVFIGFAIKIAQFPLHSWQPDAYQHAPDGVTPMVAALVSTVSAYALFRLVYSVFTVEFLVANPYTTEVVVTFGSISVLAGSALAAMQTEVKRILAYSSVSQFGLVVLAYGLVNDTALVGAQIHLLGHAIMKGGLFLAAGTIAAGVGARTVDEYAGLAKRMPFAAGSLAVLGIALVGVPPSIGFVGKWYIAVGAVEAGAWPVAVVVFLSTMFTLAYVARLLEKMYFTPVADRPTSDAVAADGGESGDSDGTRERDSVTDGPARVPGRVAPGTVSKGMLGVTILAALLAVGLGFAGGVFDALLSPFVEVILNG